A genome region from Deltaproteobacteria bacterium includes the following:
- a CDS encoding 2-oxoacid:acceptor oxidoreductase subunit alpha — protein MNNQKKPEPKAQLMQGNEACAEGALRAGCRFFAGYPITPASEIAERLSYQLPQVDGTFIQMEDEIASMGAVIGASLAGVKSMTATSGPGFSLMQENLGFACMAEVPCVVVNVMRGGPSTGLPTNPSQGDVMQARWGTHGDHPIIVLSPTSVMECFSLTIKAFNYSEKYRTPVILLMDEVVAHMREKVVLPDASEVEVIDRVKPSVPPEWYLPYEDTSFGVPPMGIFGEGYRYHVTGLVHDIRGFPTLRQDEIKPFLLRLFRKISTHFNDIQLFENFFIEDADLVIVAFGCTARSAHRAMVEARARGMKVGLLKLITLWPFPRRFVEPLTQAGKTLLVPEMNMGQISREVKRVNQGMTEVITVNKIDGTMITPQEILEKIEEEMK, from the coding sequence ATGAATAATCAGAAAAAACCTGAACCCAAGGCGCAGCTTATGCAGGGGAATGAAGCCTGTGCCGAAGGGGCCTTGAGGGCGGGATGCCGGTTTTTCGCCGGTTATCCGATTACCCCGGCTTCCGAGATTGCCGAACGCCTCTCCTACCAGCTCCCCCAGGTGGACGGGACCTTTATCCAGATGGAGGATGAAATTGCCAGTATGGGTGCGGTAATCGGTGCTTCGCTGGCGGGGGTGAAATCCATGACCGCCACCTCTGGGCCCGGATTTTCGCTCATGCAGGAGAATCTGGGGTTTGCCTGTATGGCCGAGGTGCCTTGCGTGGTGGTGAATGTGATGCGGGGTGGGCCGAGCACGGGTTTACCCACCAACCCTTCGCAAGGAGACGTGATGCAAGCCCGCTGGGGCACCCATGGGGATCATCCCATCATCGTGCTCTCCCCCACTTCGGTCATGGAATGCTTTTCCCTCACGATAAAAGCTTTCAATTATTCAGAGAAGTACCGCACCCCGGTAATCCTCTTGATGGATGAAGTGGTCGCCCACATGCGAGAAAAAGTTGTCTTGCCCGATGCCAGCGAAGTGGAGGTCATCGACCGGGTTAAACCTTCCGTTCCCCCCGAATGGTACCTTCCTTACGAAGATACCAGTTTCGGCGTACCGCCCATGGGTATTTTCGGTGAAGGGTATCGTTACCACGTTACTGGATTGGTCCACGACATTCGGGGATTCCCCACGCTGCGGCAAGACGAGATTAAGCCGTTCTTACTCCGCCTCTTCCGCAAAATCTCTACCCACTTCAACGATATCCAGCTGTTTGAGAATTTTTTTATTGAAGATGCAGACCTGGTCATCGTAGCTTTTGGATGCACGGCCCGATCCGCTCACCGAGCCATGGTGGAAGCTCGGGCTCGGGGGATGAAAGTGGGGTTATTAAAGTTGATCACCCTCTGGCCTTTCCCCCGCAGGTTCGTAGAACCCCTGACCCAGGCGGGCAAAACCCTGCTCGTTCCAGAAATGAACATGGGGCAGATTTCCCGCGAAGTGAAAAGGGTCAACCAGGGGATGACCGAGGTAATTACCGTGAACAAGATCGATGGCACAATGATTACCCCTCAGGAGATCTTGGAAAAGATCGAGGAGGAGATGAAATGA
- the sucD gene encoding succinate--CoA ligase subunit alpha → MSILVDENTKVICQGITGKQGMFHTRQAVAYGTKMVGGVTPGKGGGKMDDLPIFNTVAEAVREKGANASVLFVPPPYAADAIMEAADAGLELIVCITEGIPVLDMVMAKGYLAGKKSRLLGPNCPGITTPGKCKIGIIPGYIHKPGTIGVISRSGTLTYEVVDQLTRLDLGQSTCVGIGGDPVIGLTFVDVLKLFAEDAQTEAVMLIGEIGGETEEEAAEYIRSSHFPKPVVAFIAGQNAPPGRRMGHAGAVISGGGGSAKGKMEALQAAGATVVENPAVMAWTVKQVLEKTKGS, encoded by the coding sequence ATGAGTATCTTGGTGGATGAAAATACAAAGGTAATCTGCCAGGGGATTACCGGGAAACAGGGGATGTTTCACACCCGTCAGGCAGTGGCCTATGGGACAAAGATGGTCGGCGGAGTGACGCCTGGCAAGGGTGGGGGAAAGATGGATGACCTACCCATTTTTAATACTGTGGCCGAAGCGGTCCGGGAAAAAGGGGCGAACGCTTCGGTTCTTTTCGTACCCCCTCCTTATGCGGCCGATGCCATCATGGAGGCGGCGGATGCAGGACTGGAACTCATCGTCTGTATTACGGAAGGGATTCCTGTCCTGGATATGGTGATGGCCAAAGGATACCTTGCAGGGAAAAAGAGCCGCCTGCTCGGTCCTAATTGTCCGGGAATAACCACCCCCGGTAAATGTAAGATCGGCATCATTCCGGGATACATACATAAACCTGGAACCATCGGGGTGATCTCCCGCAGTGGGACGTTAACCTATGAGGTTGTTGACCAACTGACCCGCTTGGACCTGGGCCAGTCCACCTGCGTAGGCATCGGCGGGGATCCGGTAATCGGGTTGACTTTCGTCGATGTCCTAAAGCTTTTTGCAGAAGATGCCCAAACAGAGGCGGTCATGCTGATCGGCGAAATCGGCGGGGAGACCGAAGAAGAGGCTGCCGAGTATATCCGTTCCAGTCATTTTCCCAAACCGGTTGTAGCTTTCATTGCCGGGCAGAACGCCCCTCCCGGCCGGCGAATGGGGCACGCCGGAGCGGTTATCTCCGGGGGAGGAGGTTCAGCAAAAGGGAAAATGGAGGCCCTGCAGGCAGCGGGAGCTACTGTGGTTGAAAATCCGGCGGTTATGGCCTGGACGGTTAAACAGGTTTTAGAGAAAACAAAAGGATCATAA
- a CDS encoding CoA pyrophosphatase, which produces MERKIKEILASRVKNCLPDQRLKRAAVLIPLFTKDGEYHILLTKRTDKVEHHKGQISFPGGRQDKKDKDLLATALREAQEEMGIAPRDVKILGELDEFCTVTTDFCVSPFVALISYPYPFQVNPHEIAEVIEAPLSALLKEGQLRQEMWMKDGKPFPVYFYQYQNHTIWGATARILKQLLDLLPEEGKNQKAEFRSQNSED; this is translated from the coding sequence ATGGAAAGAAAGATCAAGGAAATCTTAGCTTCTCGGGTTAAAAATTGCCTCCCAGATCAGCGGCTGAAGCGCGCGGCAGTTCTTATCCCGCTTTTTACGAAAGACGGTGAGTATCATATTCTTCTCACCAAGCGGACCGACAAAGTAGAACACCACAAAGGTCAGATATCTTTTCCCGGCGGGCGGCAAGATAAAAAAGACAAAGACCTCCTGGCTACCGCTCTGCGCGAGGCCCAAGAAGAGATGGGGATTGCCCCCAGGGACGTAAAGATATTGGGAGAGTTAGACGAATTCTGTACAGTTACAACGGATTTCTGCGTCTCCCCTTTCGTCGCCCTTATCTCCTATCCCTACCCATTCCAAGTGAACCCTCACGAGATCGCTGAAGTGATTGAAGCTCCCCTGTCTGCCTTGCTGAAGGAAGGCCAATTGCGCCAGGAAATGTGGATGAAGGATGGCAAGCCATTTCCGGTTTATTTTTACCAATACCAAAACCATACCATCTGGGGTGCTACAGCCAGGATTTTGAAGCAGCTTTTGGATTTACTGCCGGAGGAAGGAAAAAACCAGAAGGCAGAATTCAGGAGTCAAAATTCAGAAGATTAA
- a CDS encoding thiamine pyrophosphate-dependent enzyme has translation MGEKRYVMGDAAIARGALEAGVRVVAGYPGTPATEIVDECLGIPGVHVEWANNEKVAFEICTGASLCHVRSMPVMKHNGTNFVTDFLMHVNFTGIRSGLVLISADDPGGLSSQNEEDTRILVHQYAHLPIFDPCSPQEAKAMIKEAFDLSEKTELVFCLRPVTRVCHARGIIEFEDLPQDLPAAHYEPDRERFIMSAVEMPKFGGVKRPQIRHRWLNEKQPLLQEIMEGSPYNWAEKGEGKVGWVGCGMGYTLIKEAEQYLNHKLPLLKLGTLPLPRRKIKEFVKGLEKVVIFEETEPFVEGLFKKIFQEEKIAVEVLGRSGFVPSDGELTLQMILETVSKAAPKVKVAQPEVPTIDVHIPIRTRTQCVGCNYRGILNALKQTVRKYKGIVAGDIGCHDAGSFRPMELQSTIYCMGASIPMASGMVLSGVNRPVFAFIGDSTFYHNGLLGLMNAANNKINVNVILGENTVTAMTGFQPHPGTGVTLAGEKTTPVNVPKLAESMGISYRVVNPYDIKECRRALEAAVKEEGPSLIVSSMPCYLLSTRRGQKVFEPREVRLDPERCNGCMICINDFGCPAISFDKQKKKVAIDPMICVGCALCIDVCKRGAIS, from the coding sequence ATGGGAGAGAAACGTTATGTCATGGGGGATGCGGCCATTGCCCGCGGGGCGCTCGAGGCCGGAGTCCGTGTGGTTGCCGGATATCCCGGTACTCCAGCCACCGAAATTGTCGATGAATGCCTGGGAATTCCGGGGGTGCATGTGGAATGGGCCAATAACGAAAAAGTGGCCTTTGAAATTTGCACCGGTGCCTCTCTTTGCCACGTGCGTTCCATGCCGGTGATGAAACACAACGGAACGAATTTTGTCACCGACTTTCTGATGCACGTCAACTTCACAGGAATACGGAGTGGACTGGTCTTGATTTCGGCCGATGATCCCGGGGGGCTCTCCTCGCAAAATGAGGAGGACACCCGTATTTTGGTACACCAGTATGCCCATTTGCCTATCTTTGACCCCTGCTCGCCTCAAGAAGCCAAGGCGATGATCAAGGAGGCTTTCGACCTTTCAGAAAAGACCGAATTGGTCTTCTGCCTGCGACCGGTCACCCGGGTCTGCCATGCCCGGGGCATCATTGAGTTTGAGGACCTACCCCAAGACTTGCCCGCGGCCCATTACGAACCTGACCGGGAGCGCTTCATCATGAGCGCGGTGGAGATGCCTAAGTTTGGGGGAGTGAAACGCCCGCAAATCCGCCACCGCTGGTTGAATGAAAAGCAGCCTCTGCTTCAAGAAATTATGGAAGGGAGTCCATACAACTGGGCCGAAAAGGGTGAAGGAAAAGTCGGATGGGTTGGCTGTGGGATGGGCTATACCCTAATCAAGGAAGCCGAACAGTACCTGAACCACAAACTCCCCCTTTTAAAATTGGGAACCCTCCCGTTGCCCCGGAGAAAGATAAAAGAGTTTGTCAAGGGATTGGAAAAGGTGGTCATCTTTGAAGAAACCGAACCCTTTGTGGAAGGGCTGTTCAAGAAGATCTTTCAGGAAGAGAAGATTGCCGTAGAGGTTTTAGGGCGAAGCGGGTTTGTTCCTTCGGATGGAGAATTAACTCTGCAGATGATTCTGGAGACCGTCTCCAAAGCCGCTCCCAAGGTAAAAGTCGCCCAACCGGAGGTTCCCACGATCGATGTTCATATCCCCATCCGTACCCGAACGCAATGCGTCGGTTGCAATTACCGAGGAATTCTCAACGCCTTGAAACAAACCGTGCGCAAATATAAAGGGATTGTAGCGGGCGATATCGGCTGCCATGATGCCGGATCTTTCAGGCCCATGGAACTTCAATCCACGATCTACTGCATGGGCGCTTCCATCCCCATGGCCAGCGGGATGGTCCTTTCTGGGGTGAATCGTCCCGTTTTCGCCTTTATCGGCGATTCCACTTTCTACCACAACGGCCTCCTGGGGCTGATGAACGCGGCCAACAACAAGATCAACGTCAACGTCATCCTGGGAGAAAATACTGTGACGGCTATGACCGGATTCCAGCCCCATCCCGGGACCGGAGTGACCCTGGCTGGAGAGAAGACGACACCGGTAAATGTGCCCAAGCTCGCAGAATCCATGGGCATCAGTTACCGGGTGGTGAATCCGTACGACATCAAGGAATGCCGGAGAGCACTAGAGGCGGCGGTAAAGGAAGAAGGCCCATCGTTGATTGTGTCTTCGATGCCTTGTTACTTGCTTTCTACCCGTCGGGGCCAGAAGGTTTTCGAGCCGCGAGAAGTGCGGTTGGATCCAGAGCGCTGTAACGGGTGTATGATCTGCATCAATGACTTTGGCTGTCCGGCAATATCTTTCGATAAGCAGAAAAAAAAGGTTGCGATCGATCCAATGATTTGCGTGGGCTGTGCGCTCTGCATTGATGTGTGTAAAAGGGGGGCAATCTCATGA
- a CDS encoding 2-oxoacid:acceptor oxidoreductase family protein: MLDRFEIRLSGTGGQGLVLAGIILAEAAGIYEGKYVVQTVSYGPAARGGTSRADIVISEGEIDYPKAMGLDLLLAMTQMACDESASELKPKGVLVVDSQLVTQVVNPRVVKIPFTQIAKEKCGREQMANIVALGALSQFIPSMPAGAGLVSQKSMEVAVMSRIPPGTEKLNKLAFEEGVKAAAEIQKTLIFEEPSADSDQI, translated from the coding sequence ATGTTGGATCGATTTGAAATTCGGCTGAGCGGGACAGGCGGGCAAGGGTTGGTACTGGCCGGGATTATTCTGGCTGAAGCTGCAGGTATTTATGAAGGGAAGTACGTCGTGCAGACAGTCAGCTATGGGCCGGCGGCCCGCGGGGGGACGAGCCGTGCCGATATCGTGATCAGTGAAGGTGAGATTGATTATCCCAAAGCCATGGGATTGGACCTTCTTCTGGCGATGACCCAAATGGCCTGCGACGAATCCGCTTCTGAGCTGAAACCCAAGGGAGTTTTGGTAGTGGATTCTCAACTGGTTACGCAGGTTGTTAATCCCCGGGTGGTTAAAATTCCCTTCACTCAGATCGCTAAAGAAAAATGCGGGCGGGAACAGATGGCCAACATTGTGGCCCTGGGGGCGCTGAGTCAATTCATTCCCAGTATGCCAGCCGGTGCCGGGCTCGTTTCGCAGAAATCCATGGAAGTTGCGGTCATGTCGCGAATCCCTCCAGGAACGGAGAAGCTAAATAAACTGGCCTTCGAAGAAGGAGTCAAGGCCGCCGCCGAAATCCAGAAAACCCTCATCTTTGAAGAACCCTCCGCAGACAGCGACCAGATCTAA
- a CDS encoding 2-oxoacid:ferredoxin oxidoreductase subunit beta gives MIEDRPLIYKYLRHDKKFPHVWCGGCGIGILLGSLIRAIDHIGYTKDEVVLVSGIGCSGRLPVYVDFNTLHTTHGRALTFATGVKLAKPELKVIVIMGDGDATAIGGNHFIHAARRNLELTAVIVNNNIYGMTGGQYSPTTPYGQRATTAVYGSVEHSFDIAQLAVCAGAVFAARGTVYHVRQLDGLIEKALLKNGFSVVEVISQCHTHYGRLNKLGNHIEMMKGQRDNAVPVEKARKMSPEEMEGKFEIGILVDREAPSYLEEYNKVRQKAKEALSLQLSKEEKEESERREVSDKQ, from the coding sequence ATGATCGAAGATCGACCCCTGATTTATAAGTACCTTCGCCACGATAAAAAATTTCCTCACGTTTGGTGCGGGGGGTGCGGGATCGGTATCTTATTAGGATCATTAATTCGGGCCATCGATCATATCGGCTATACGAAGGACGAAGTGGTCCTGGTATCCGGCATCGGCTGTTCGGGAAGGCTCCCAGTTTACGTGGACTTCAACACTTTGCACACGACCCATGGCCGGGCTTTGACCTTTGCCACGGGAGTTAAATTGGCCAAGCCTGAACTGAAGGTCATCGTCATCATGGGAGATGGGGACGCCACAGCCATCGGCGGCAACCATTTCATCCATGCGGCCCGCAGGAATTTGGAACTGACCGCGGTGATTGTGAATAACAATATCTATGGCATGACCGGCGGCCAGTACTCCCCCACCACCCCCTACGGCCAGCGAGCCACCACGGCCGTTTACGGTTCGGTGGAACATTCCTTCGACATCGCCCAACTGGCCGTTTGTGCCGGAGCCGTCTTTGCCGCCCGAGGAACTGTTTATCATGTGCGGCAATTGGATGGGCTCATCGAAAAAGCATTGCTTAAAAATGGTTTCAGCGTGGTAGAGGTGATCAGCCAGTGCCACACTCATTACGGACGGTTGAACAAACTGGGAAACCACATCGAGATGATGAAGGGGCAACGGGATAATGCTGTTCCCGTGGAGAAGGCCAGAAAGATGAGTCCGGAGGAAATGGAAGGAAAATTCGAGATTGGCATCCTGGTTGACCGGGAAGCCCCCAGTTACCTGGAAGAGTATAATAAAGTCCGGCAGAAGGCCAAGGAAGCCCTTTCGCTACAGTTATCCAAGGAAGAAAAAGAGGAAAGCGAGCGCCGAGAAGTTTCAGATAAACAATAA
- a CDS encoding indolepyruvate oxidoreductase subunit beta — MKMDVVISGVGGQGNIFASVVISQYAMNKKLNVFGAETIGAAQRGGSVVSHIRIAEGAIYSPLISRGQADLLVGMECVEMLRHLRLLNPTGTYLLNSMRIQTVLNNMGLDEYPAHEEILLAARKYCPNGYVIEASALAKKLGNIQMTNVVMLGALVKIMPFFDYEGVKWLIEANSPERFKEANIKGFEEGFKLIN, encoded by the coding sequence ATGAAGATGGATGTGGTCATTTCCGGCGTGGGAGGGCAGGGGAATATCTTCGCCTCCGTTGTCATCTCTCAATACGCCATGAATAAAAAGCTGAATGTTTTTGGAGCAGAAACCATCGGGGCGGCGCAGCGTGGAGGTTCGGTTGTCTCGCATATCCGCATTGCTGAGGGAGCGATTTATTCTCCATTGATTTCAAGGGGGCAGGCTGACTTACTCGTTGGCATGGAGTGCGTTGAGATGTTGAGACACCTCCGCCTCCTAAACCCCACAGGTACGTATCTTTTAAATTCCATGAGAATTCAGACCGTATTGAATAACATGGGGCTTGATGAATATCCAGCCCATGAAGAGATTCTGCTGGCGGCCCGCAAGTACTGTCCCAACGGCTACGTAATCGAGGCCTCCGCCTTGGCCAAAAAACTGGGCAACATCCAGATGACCAACGTAGTCATGCTGGGAGCGCTAGTCAAAATCATGCCCTTCTTCGATTATGAGGGAGTTAAATGGCTGATCGAGGCTAACTCACCGGAGCGGTTCAAAGAAGCGAATATCAAGGGGTTTGAAGAAGGGTTTAAGCTGATCAATTAG
- a CDS encoding 4Fe-4S binding protein, with protein sequence MSVKEKRKKPASIHINQKWCKGCYICLEACPKKVFEKSPEVAGKGFNPVVAAHPEQCTHCWQCEMLCPDLAIHMAKES encoded by the coding sequence TTGTCAGTTAAAGAAAAGAGAAAAAAGCCCGCGAGTATTCATATTAACCAAAAATGGTGCAAAGGATGCTACATCTGCCTCGAAGCCTGCCCCAAGAAAGTTTTCGAGAAATCTCCGGAAGTCGCGGGGAAAGGGTTTAACCCCGTGGTCGCCGCCCATCCCGAGCAATGCACCCATTGTTGGCAATGTGAGATGCTTTGCCCGGATTTAGCCATTCACATGGCCAAGGAAAGTTGA
- a CDS encoding 4Fe-4S binding protein, with protein sequence MAKKGKYSIEIYKSWCKRCGICAAFCPAGVLAQDGSGAPYVEDPERCTGCQLCQLHCPDFAINVRSPKKKEGKKSTDKVEEVANE encoded by the coding sequence ATGGCTAAAAAGGGGAAATATTCCATAGAAATTTATAAAAGTTGGTGCAAGCGGTGCGGGATATGTGCGGCTTTCTGTCCGGCCGGGGTCTTGGCCCAGGATGGATCGGGGGCCCCTTATGTGGAAGATCCCGAGCGCTGTACCGGCTGCCAGTTATGCCAATTGCACTGTCCTGATTTCGCCATCAATGTCCGTTCGCCCAAAAAAAAGGAAGGAAAGAAAAGTACCGATAAGGTTGAGGAAGTAGCGAATGAATAA
- a CDS encoding thymidylate synthase, translating to MKIEFIEARDLPDAWFQCVYRILDSGHVYKIDKGSFEGQQRREFDFVVVQVHYPGTRPLIPDIPPGLGIPAPTTMEYVNQYMRYWITDEREKEETYTYGERLTNPKINGVPLGVNPIEEVVKMYQTAGSGTNQATMEVGMPQDIINSDPPCLRLIDTRVRYGKLHFVVYFRSWDLWAGFPANLAGMQLLKEYMGQQIGVEDGEIIAVSKGLHLYEYTWDLAKMRTYRS from the coding sequence ATGAAAATTGAATTCATTGAGGCCCGAGATCTACCGGACGCCTGGTTCCAGTGCGTGTATCGTATCCTCGACTCCGGGCATGTGTACAAGATCGATAAAGGAAGCTTCGAGGGGCAGCAACGCCGGGAATTTGATTTTGTGGTCGTGCAGGTTCATTATCCCGGGACCCGGCCCCTGATTCCGGACATTCCCCCGGGGCTCGGAATTCCTGCCCCAACAACCATGGAATATGTAAACCAGTATATGCGCTACTGGATCACTGACGAGCGTGAAAAAGAAGAAACTTACACCTATGGGGAACGTTTGACGAACCCAAAAATTAATGGGGTTCCCTTAGGAGTAAATCCCATTGAGGAAGTGGTCAAGATGTATCAAACCGCGGGTTCGGGAACCAACCAGGCTACCATGGAAGTGGGCATGCCTCAGGACATCATCAACTCCGATCCCCCCTGCCTGCGTTTGATCGACACCCGAGTCCGTTATGGCAAACTCCATTTTGTAGTTTATTTCCGCTCCTGGGACCTCTGGGCGGGTTTCCCGGCTAACCTGGCGGGAATGCAACTCCTGAAGGAATACATGGGCCAGCAGATCGGGGTTGAGGACGGGGAGATCATTGCCGTCTCCAAAGGATTGCACCTTTACGAATACACCTGGGACCTGGCCAAAATGCGGACCTATCGTTCCTGA